In the genome of Halobacterium noricense, one region contains:
- a CDS encoding type II toxin-antitoxin system PemK/MazF family toxin yields MSEEIAIRRGDVVVVRLDPAEGHEMKKTRPAVVVQNDVGNRNSSTTIVAPATGTYRDYPFEVFVEAETSPFEKDSSIRLDQVRVVSIEKRIHSVAGSLDEETMHDVDDALKLSLALD; encoded by the coding sequence ATGAGCGAGGAGATAGCTATCCGACGTGGTGACGTAGTTGTCGTCCGCCTCGACCCTGCGGAGGGCCACGAGATGAAGAAAACTCGACCGGCGGTTGTCGTCCAGAACGACGTCGGGAATAGAAATTCGAGCACGACTATCGTCGCACCCGCAACGGGCACGTACCGGGACTACCCGTTCGAGGTGTTCGTCGAAGCCGAGACGTCCCCTTTCGAGAAAGATTCGTCCATCCGTCTCGACCAAGTTCGAGTGGTCTCTATCGAGAAGCGGATTCACTCAGTTGCGGGCAGCCTCGATGAAGAGACGATGCACGACGTAGACGATGCACTGAAACTGAGTCTCGCGCTCGACTGA
- a CDS encoding CopG family transcriptional regulator: MDGTWQGRGFNSRSEFIRYTLRDATEFPAFDRDELVALLRAEEDIHEGRTMSAEEAREKFGTDGDE; the protein is encoded by the coding sequence ATAGACGGTACGTGGCAAGGACGCGGCTTCAACAGTCGGAGCGAGTTCATCCGCTACACTCTGCGGGATGCGACCGAGTTCCCCGCGTTCGACCGCGACGAGCTCGTCGCGCTCCTCCGAGCAGAGGAGGACATCCACGAGGGGCGGACTATGAGTGCCGAGGAGGCCCGCGAGAAGTTCGGGACGGACGGCGATGAGTGA
- a CDS encoding MBL fold metallo-hydrolase: MPTTGANVQLIRNATILVDVGDTTLLVDPMFTPQGEMPTVTDNPAVPESLTTANQKRNPLVPLPDVSLSYDAVVVTHRHPDHWDEAAREELDADVPLFCQPEEAEAFTDEGFADVRPVDDETSFDGVTIHRTPGQHGHGELAEGMGPVSGFVFEGDETVYVAGDTIWYEPVEETLGQFEPDMVVLNGGEAQFEQGEPITMGVEDISAVREATDATVVVVHMEAINHCLLSREELRAETEDVRVPEDGEQISL; encoded by the coding sequence ATGCCAACAACTGGTGCCAACGTGCAGCTGATTCGCAACGCCACGATTCTCGTGGACGTTGGCGACACGACGCTCCTCGTCGATCCGATGTTCACGCCGCAGGGCGAGATGCCGACGGTGACGGACAACCCTGCCGTTCCCGAGTCCCTTACGACAGCGAACCAGAAACGGAACCCGCTCGTTCCATTACCGGACGTGAGTTTATCGTACGACGCCGTGGTCGTCACGCATCGCCACCCCGATCACTGGGACGAGGCGGCCAGAGAGGAACTCGACGCCGACGTGCCACTGTTCTGTCAACCCGAGGAGGCCGAGGCGTTTACCGATGAAGGCTTTGCCGACGTCCGGCCTGTTGACGACGAAACCTCCTTCGACGGTGTCACCATCCACCGAACGCCGGGCCAACACGGACATGGCGAGTTAGCCGAGGGGATGGGTCCGGTCTCGGGCTTCGTCTTCGAGGGCGACGAGACGGTGTACGTCGCTGGCGACACGATCTGGTACGAACCGGTCGAAGAGACCCTCGGCCAGTTCGAGCCCGACATGGTCGTCCTCAACGGCGGCGAAGCACAGTTCGAGCAGGGCGAACCCATCACAATGGGCGTCGAAGACATCTCAGCTGTCCGCGAGGCCACCGATGCGACCGTCGTCGTCGTCCACATGGAGGCGATTAACCACTGCTTGCTGTCGCGTGAGGAACTGCGGGCGGAGACGGAAGACGTACGCGTGCCTGAAGACGGGGAGCAGATCAGCCTGTAA
- a CDS encoding helix-turn-helix domain-containing protein: MREFVFTVEYEKGTDEVMDLFIEHADLYARSMEISATSEAVWGIDKVVGPAAVLTEFDDQLERVASDPNTSGMCGAPVTEYEYTTLSSNPESRKIHSLRREGDGPRSIPLVAANHVGEGLIMRSERRGDQFRWRLLIDGPVAAIHEEVRENLREGLSLTVERLGTPPCLLEDSRVQQTLTPEQKSALEAAIERGYYEEPRQQSVTEIAADVDVSRSTFQYRLNRAEAWLAQQFAADSLDIDLDVDLDPEDIEFIQ; this comes from the coding sequence GTGCGCGAGTTCGTCTTCACGGTCGAATACGAGAAGGGGACTGACGAGGTGATGGATCTCTTCATCGAACACGCAGACTTGTACGCCCGGTCGATGGAAATCAGTGCGACCAGCGAGGCAGTGTGGGGAATCGACAAGGTTGTCGGCCCGGCTGCTGTCCTCACCGAGTTCGACGACCAGCTAGAACGCGTCGCCAGTGATCCGAATACGTCTGGAATGTGTGGTGCGCCCGTGACCGAGTACGAGTACACGACCCTCTCGTCAAACCCGGAGTCACGGAAGATCCACTCGCTTCGCCGGGAAGGCGACGGCCCGCGGTCGATCCCGCTTGTCGCCGCGAACCACGTCGGCGAGGGGCTGATAATGCGATCGGAGCGTCGTGGCGACCAATTCCGGTGGCGCTTACTCATCGACGGGCCTGTAGCAGCGATCCACGAGGAAGTCCGTGAGAACCTTCGTGAGGGGCTGTCGCTGACCGTCGAACGGCTCGGAACGCCGCCATGTTTGCTGGAAGACAGTCGCGTCCAGCAAACCCTCACGCCCGAACAGAAGTCGGCACTTGAGGCTGCAATCGAACGCGGGTACTACGAGGAGCCACGGCAGCAGTCGGTCACCGAGATTGCTGCCGACGTAGACGTGTCGCGTTCGACGTTCCAGTACCGTCTCAACCGAGCGGAGGCGTGGCTGGCACAGCAGTTCGCCGCCGATTCACTCGACATCGACCTCGACGTAGATCTTGATCCTGAGGATATCGAGTTCATTCAGTGA
- a CDS encoding chorismate mutase, with the protein MGREPGDSPADDDAAGRGPDDMSLEELREEIEAIDREIVDLIARRTYVAETIAEVKDERGMATTDESQEQAVMDRAGRNAEAFGVDPNLVKAIFRLLIELNKVEQRNKR; encoded by the coding sequence ATGGGACGAGAACCCGGGGACAGTCCGGCTGACGACGACGCAGCTGGACGGGGCCCGGACGATATGAGTCTAGAGGAACTGCGCGAGGAAATCGAAGCAATCGATCGCGAAATCGTCGACCTCATCGCGCGACGCACGTACGTCGCCGAGACCATCGCGGAGGTCAAAGACGAGCGCGGCATGGCGACCACCGACGAGAGCCAGGAGCAAGCGGTGATGGACCGCGCCGGCCGGAACGCCGAAGCGTTCGGCGTCGACCCGAACCTCGTGAAGGCCATCTTCCGGCTGCTCATCGAGTTGAACAAGGTCGAGCAACGTAATAAGAGGTAA
- a CDS encoding shikimate kinase encodes MDGRAAAPAAGTVLNALATGIGSAFALDFDVTAEVSLDAAADGVTGSIADHSDADTKLVERCVSLVTDQYGHGEGGTVHTDSEVPLASGLKSSSAAANATVLATLDALGEVESVSRERAARLGVEAARGVGVTVTGAFDDASASMLGGLTMTDNREDDLLFREEVEWAALVWTPPEQSFSADADVERCQRIAPMAEHVADLAADGEYGTAMTINGLAFAAALGHPTEPIVDALPHADGASLSGTGPSYVAVGDHDALTEVKPLWDENPGTVRLTTTQLDGARTI; translated from the coding sequence ATGGATGGCCGTGCAGCAGCGCCAGCCGCGGGCACCGTGTTGAACGCGCTCGCGACGGGCATCGGGTCGGCGTTCGCGCTCGATTTCGACGTGACAGCCGAGGTGTCGCTGGACGCGGCCGCCGACGGCGTCACCGGCAGCATCGCCGACCACTCGGACGCCGACACTAAACTCGTGGAGCGCTGCGTATCGCTGGTGACCGACCAGTACGGGCACGGTGAGGGTGGCACCGTCCACACGGACAGCGAGGTGCCGCTGGCGTCCGGCCTGAAGAGTTCGAGCGCGGCCGCGAACGCGACCGTGCTTGCGACGCTGGACGCGCTCGGCGAAGTCGAGAGCGTCTCCCGCGAGCGGGCGGCGCGCCTCGGCGTCGAGGCCGCCCGCGGCGTCGGCGTCACCGTCACGGGCGCGTTCGACGACGCCTCGGCGAGCATGCTCGGCGGGCTCACGATGACGGACAACCGCGAGGACGACCTACTGTTCCGCGAGGAAGTCGAGTGGGCGGCGCTCGTGTGGACGCCGCCCGAGCAGTCCTTCTCCGCGGACGCGGACGTCGAGCGCTGCCAGCGCATCGCGCCGATGGCCGAGCACGTCGCGGACCTCGCCGCCGACGGCGAGTACGGCACCGCGATGACGATTAACGGGCTGGCATTCGCGGCGGCGCTCGGCCACCCGACCGAGCCAATTGTGGACGCCCTCCCGCACGCCGACGGGGCGTCCCTCTCGGGCACCGGCCCGAGCTACGTCGCCGTCGGCGACCACGACGCACTCACGGAGGTGAAACCACTATGGGACGAGAACCCGGGGACAGTCCGGCTGACGACGACGCAGCTGGACGGGGCCCGGACGATATGA
- a CDS encoding DUF5796 family protein, giving the protein MSARNDIAPSTLGVDLEEEGVYVEYTDGRRTFYNGVPEKVHGTVRCRPGKDVHVLVTDPTETEGVLVYVNDLKTHDEILESTGVGRVLLDPGEEEELFPGVTVRADGYATEVEADPEEARGRVFVFEEDELGERSFELFAAESEE; this is encoded by the coding sequence ATGAGCGCCCGCAACGACATCGCGCCGAGCACTCTCGGCGTCGACCTCGAAGAGGAGGGCGTCTACGTCGAGTACACGGACGGCCGCCGCACGTTCTACAACGGCGTCCCGGAGAAAGTCCACGGGACGGTGCGGTGCCGGCCGGGCAAGGACGTCCACGTCCTCGTCACGGACCCGACGGAGACGGAGGGCGTCCTCGTCTACGTGAACGACCTGAAGACCCACGACGAGATTCTCGAATCGACGGGCGTCGGCCGCGTCCTGCTCGACCCCGGCGAGGAAGAGGAACTGTTCCCGGGCGTGACCGTGCGCGCGGACGGCTACGCGACGGAAGTCGAAGCCGACCCCGAAGAGGCGCGGGGTCGCGTGTTCGTCTTCGAGGAGGACGAGCTCGGCGAGCGCTCGTTCGAGCTGTTCGCAGCAGAGTCAGAGGAGTGA
- a CDS encoding DUF7128 family protein, translating into MVEETERDDMLWYRCEECGLMFDDQGDAEQHEQNCDAEEPSYLQ; encoded by the coding sequence ATGGTCGAGGAGACTGAGCGCGACGACATGCTCTGGTACCGCTGCGAAGAGTGCGGGCTAATGTTCGACGACCAGGGGGACGCCGAACAGCACGAACAGAACTGCGACGCCGAAGAACCCTCCTATCTCCAGTAA